One segment of Nostoc piscinale CENA21 DNA contains the following:
- a CDS encoding MoaD/ThiS family protein, translated as MSTSAITVTVKLFAAYQEAFDLSELVLEFPEGTPVKAVCDRLIAERPELAKWRDITRFGINLIFVEPETLLQNGDEVVLIPPVSGG; from the coding sequence ATGTCTACATCTGCAATCACTGTCACGGTAAAATTATTTGCTGCTTATCAAGAAGCCTTTGATCTGTCAGAATTGGTGTTGGAATTTCCTGAAGGTACACCAGTGAAAGCCGTGTGCGATCGCCTGATTGCAGAACGTCCAGAACTCGCTAAATGGCGGGATATCACCCGCTTTGGTATCAATTTGATTTTTGTTGAACCAGAGACATTACTCCAAAATGGGGATGAAGTGGTACTAATTCCGCCTGTGAGTGGCGGGTAA